A region from the Acidiferrobacter sp. SPIII_3 genome encodes:
- the hemE gene encoding uroporphyrinogen decarboxylase has protein sequence MMDLGAAPNRGNRLLRALMRMPVDMTPVWLMRQAGRYLPEYRALRAAAGSFLAMCQTPELACEVTLQPVRRFPLDAAILFSDILTIPDAMGLGLSFVEGEGPRFERPIRDPHDVARLRAPDPTVGLRYVLDTVSRVRRELAGLCPLIGFSGSPWTLATYMVEGQASDDFRRVKGLLFSDPATLTALLAVLTEAVTAYLNAQIEAGAQAVMIFDTWGGSLAAHHFLRYSRDPMARIVDGLSRRRDGASVPVVVFTKGGGCWLPALVETGCDAVGIDWMTSLVTARAATGDRVALQGNLDPMALYAPPERLTAEVRAVLADFGEGPGHVFNLGHGVRPDVDPGQVGLCIDTVHAVSARPHP, from the coding sequence ATGATGGATCTCGGTGCGGCCCCGAACCGCGGCAATCGCCTGCTCCGGGCGCTCATGCGCATGCCGGTGGACATGACGCCGGTGTGGCTGATGCGTCAGGCCGGCCGCTATCTCCCCGAATACCGGGCATTACGCGCGGCCGCCGGGTCGTTTTTGGCCATGTGCCAGACACCGGAACTCGCCTGTGAGGTCACCCTGCAGCCGGTGCGCCGATTCCCCCTCGATGCCGCGATCCTGTTTTCCGACATCCTCACCATCCCGGACGCCATGGGGCTTGGCCTGTCGTTCGTGGAGGGTGAGGGTCCGCGGTTCGAACGGCCGATCCGCGATCCCCACGATGTGGCGCGCCTGCGGGCCCCCGATCCCACCGTGGGCCTGCGCTATGTGCTCGACACCGTAAGCCGTGTGCGGCGCGAACTTGCCGGTCTGTGCCCGCTGATCGGGTTCTCGGGGTCTCCCTGGACGCTCGCGACTTATATGGTGGAGGGGCAGGCGAGCGACGACTTCCGGCGCGTAAAGGGCCTGTTGTTCTCCGATCCGGCCACGCTCACGGCCCTGCTCGCGGTGCTCACGGAGGCGGTCACCGCCTATCTGAATGCCCAGATCGAGGCCGGGGCCCAAGCGGTCATGATCTTCGACACCTGGGGAGGGAGTCTCGCGGCCCATCATTTTCTGCGTTATTCGCGTGACCCCATGGCGCGCATTGTGGACGGTCTCAGCCGTCGACGCGACGGCGCGAGCGTGCCGGTGGTGGTGTTCACGAAGGGCGGCGGGTGTTGGCTGCCGGCCCTGGTCGAGACCGGGTGCGATGCCGTGGGGATCGATTGGATGACCTCGCTTGTCACCGCCCGCGCGGCCACGGGAGATAGGGTGGCCTTGCAGGGGAATCTCGATCCCATGGCCCTCTATGCCCCCCCCGAGCGGCTCACCGCCGAGGTCCGGGCGGTGCTCGCGGACTTCGGCGAGGGCCCGGGGCATGTCTTCAACCTCGGTCATGGCGTACGGCCGGACGTCGACCCGGGGCAGGTGGGCCTCTGTATCGATACCGTGCACGCGGTGAGTGCGCGCCCGCATCCCTGA
- a CDS encoding FAD-dependent oxidoreductase: MANVFQFLDKPRTDPVKKDVVVRIHDFREIYKGFDPSKASEQAGRCLGCGNPYCEWRCPVHNYIPNWLKLIAEDNIFEAVELLHQTNSLPEVCGRVCPQDRLCEGACTLNDGFGAVTIGSIEKYIFTEAYARGWRPDMSQVVATGRRVAVVGAGPAGLACADVLARNGVKAVVYDRNPEIGGLLTFGIPGFKLEKEVVRVRRSVFEGMGIEFLLNTRIGEDLPFADLLRDYDAVFVGVGTYTYIEGGFPGEDLPGVHKALPYLAAVTRRDLTLPEGEAPYVDLKGRRVVVLGGGDTGMDCNRTAIRQGAASVTCVYRRDEANMPGSRREVANAKEEGVRFVWNRAPVEIVGDGRVEGVRVVETRLGEPDARGRRRPEPVAGSEQLIPADDVIVAFGFRPSPPAWLAESGIGTDAAGRIMAPADGRYRHQTTQAKVFAGGDAVRGSDLVVTAVYEGRQAAEGILDYLAS, encoded by the coding sequence ATGGCCAACGTCTTTCAGTTTCTGGACAAGCCGCGCACCGATCCCGTCAAGAAGGACGTGGTCGTGCGTATCCACGATTTCCGTGAGATCTACAAGGGCTTCGATCCCAGCAAGGCCTCCGAGCAGGCCGGCCGTTGTCTCGGGTGCGGCAACCCCTACTGTGAATGGCGTTGTCCGGTGCACAACTACATTCCCAATTGGCTGAAGTTGATCGCCGAGGACAATATCTTCGAGGCCGTGGAGCTTCTACACCAGACCAACAGTCTCCCCGAGGTCTGTGGGCGGGTGTGCCCTCAGGACCGCCTGTGCGAGGGGGCCTGTACGCTGAACGACGGATTTGGCGCGGTCACCATAGGTTCGATCGAGAAGTACATCTTCACCGAGGCCTATGCCCGCGGCTGGCGTCCGGACATGAGCCAGGTCGTGGCCACCGGGCGGCGTGTTGCCGTCGTCGGGGCCGGGCCCGCGGGCCTCGCCTGCGCCGACGTATTGGCGCGCAACGGTGTGAAGGCGGTGGTTTATGACCGCAACCCGGAGATTGGCGGGCTGCTTACCTTCGGCATCCCGGGCTTCAAGCTCGAGAAGGAGGTCGTGCGCGTGCGGCGCTCGGTGTTCGAGGGCATGGGCATCGAATTCCTGCTGAATACCCGCATAGGCGAGGACCTGCCGTTCGCCGACCTGCTGCGTGACTACGACGCGGTATTCGTGGGCGTGGGCACCTACACCTACATCGAGGGGGGGTTCCCGGGCGAGGACCTGCCGGGGGTCCACAAGGCGCTCCCCTATCTGGCCGCGGTGACGCGTCGTGATCTCACGTTGCCCGAGGGCGAGGCCCCTTATGTCGATTTGAAGGGCCGGCGGGTCGTGGTGCTCGGGGGTGGCGACACCGGCATGGATTGTAACCGCACCGCGATACGTCAGGGCGCGGCCTCGGTGACCTGTGTATACCGGCGCGACGAGGCCAACATGCCCGGATCGCGGCGCGAGGTCGCGAATGCCAAGGAGGAAGGGGTGCGATTCGTCTGGAATCGTGCCCCGGTGGAGATCGTGGGCGATGGGCGGGTCGAGGGCGTGCGCGTGGTCGAGACCCGGCTCGGCGAACCCGACGCGCGTGGCCGCAGGCGCCCGGAACCAGTTGCCGGCAGCGAGCAGCTGATCCCGGCAGACGACGTCATCGTGGCATTCGGTTTCCGCCCAAGCCCCCCGGCCTGGCTTGCCGAGTCCGGCATAGGGACGGACGCCGCCGGCCGCATCATGGCGCCGGCTGACGGTCGGTATCGTCACCAGACGACGCAGGCCAAGGTGTTCGCGGGCGGGGACGCGGTACGGGGTTCGGATCTTGTGGTCACGGCCGTGTACGAGGGGCGTCAGGCCGCCGAAGGCATATTGGACTATCTCGCGTCATGA
- the gltB gene encoding glutamate synthase large subunit, translated as MTQSRQPKGLYRPEFEKDSCGFGLIAHLDGVPSSWLVQTAMGSLSCLTHRGAVAADGKSGDGCGLLLKTPEDFLRRVAAEQGMELPACFAVGMVFLAADATRAQAARAVLREECERAGFPVLGFRVVPTDPSALGAEARQTMPRIEQIFVANPESDAGLADARLYLVHRRCERRLEPSDADFYVASLSTRLLSYKGLVMPAYLSVFYPDLKAPDFASAICLFHQRFSTNTWPQWRLAQPFRHLAHNGEINTVQGNRSWALARGYTLSSSRIDMSEARPLVSQSGSDSMSLDNMLEALLAGGADYFRAMRLLIPPAWQNIPHMDPDLRAFYEYHAMHMEPWDGPAGIVFTDGRYASCVMDRNGLRPARWVITRDRHITIASEIGVHPYASNDVVAKGRLRPGELLSVDTETGALLLPAEIDARLASRQPYRKWLDARTRHLEGTLKPHEAQGPAIDIAVHQKLFQVTFEERDQIIRVLAEDGQEATGSMGDDAPMAVLSTGVRSLYDYFRQQFAQVTNPPIDPLREAIVMSLNTSFGPERNLFEETADHAARLEVASPVLSRCKFARLIAQDDPAYRVARLDLHYEAGATTLEAALRALIDAAVAAVRGGAVVIALSDRDVTRGRLPIHALLAVGAVHHALVTAGLRCQANIVVETGSARDPHHFACLIGYGATAVFPYLAYEVIADLVRTGEIRSQDEAHAVKNYRKGINKGLLKIMSKMGISTIASYRGAQLFEAIGLADEVVDLCFRGTTSRIGGSTFTDFAYDAETLAGEAFSSRKPIRQGGLLKYIHGGEYHAYNPDVVQALQDAVRSGDYEAYKVYAGLVNGRKPAMVRDLLALRGDRAAIPVRDVEPATALYKRFDSAGMSLGALSPEAHEALAIAMNTLGGRSNSGEGGEDPARYGTIKTSKIKQIASGRFGVTPHYLVHADMLQIKIAQGAKPGEGGQLPGHKVNEMIARLRCSKPGVALISPPPHHDIYSIEDLAQLIFDLKQVNPTARVSVKLVSGPGVGTIAAGVAKAYADHITISGYDGGTGASPLTSVKYAGTPWELGLSEAHQTLRANGLRDKVILQTDGGLKTGLDVVKAAILGAESFGFGTGPMVALGCKYLRICHLNNCATGIATQDKRLREAHFHGLPEMVMNYFRFIAEEVREWLAFLGVSRLDDVIGRTDFLTVLPGLTPRQKALRLTDIISDAGIEYGLPQHCLTERNPPFDKGELALHIMKDALPTLATREPVVLTYAIRNVHRSIGARLSGEIARRFGANGLADGTVTLRLQGSAGQSLAAFNAPGLSIELEGDANDYVGKGMAGGRIVIYPPRDSRFASDKAAIIGNTCLYGATGGTLYAAGLAGERFAVRNGGAFAIVEGVGDHGCEYMTGGCVIVLGETGLNFGAGMTGGFAFVYDKAGAFVDRYNHELIDIHRITGESMDAYQAFLRDRVSEYAEATGSAHARALLAGWSEAAAHMWLVKPKAVRIDTLLVESH; from the coding sequence GTGACGCAATCGCGACAGCCGAAGGGCCTGTATCGGCCCGAATTTGAGAAAGATTCCTGCGGATTTGGCCTCATAGCGCATCTCGATGGGGTCCCGAGCTCGTGGCTCGTGCAGACCGCCATGGGGTCGCTCTCGTGCCTTACCCACCGCGGGGCGGTGGCCGCCGACGGCAAGAGCGGGGACGGCTGTGGCTTGCTTCTGAAGACCCCGGAAGACTTCCTGCGGCGCGTGGCCGCCGAGCAGGGCATGGAGCTTCCCGCGTGCTTCGCCGTCGGCATGGTGTTCCTGGCCGCGGACGCGACCCGCGCGCAGGCCGCGCGCGCGGTGCTGCGCGAGGAATGCGAGCGCGCCGGTTTTCCGGTCCTGGGGTTCCGCGTAGTCCCCACCGACCCCTCGGCGCTGGGTGCCGAGGCGCGCCAGACCATGCCGCGCATCGAGCAGATATTCGTCGCCAATCCCGAGTCTGATGCCGGATTGGCCGACGCCAGGCTCTATCTCGTGCACCGTCGCTGCGAGCGGCGCCTGGAACCGAGCGATGCGGACTTCTACGTCGCCAGCCTGTCGACGCGCCTCTTGTCGTACAAGGGGCTGGTCATGCCGGCCTATCTGTCAGTCTTCTATCCCGACCTCAAGGCCCCCGACTTCGCCTCGGCGATCTGTCTGTTTCATCAGCGATTCTCCACCAATACCTGGCCGCAGTGGCGGCTCGCTCAGCCGTTTCGTCATCTCGCCCACAATGGCGAGATCAACACCGTGCAGGGCAATCGCTCGTGGGCCTTGGCGCGCGGATACACCCTGTCGTCTAGCCGCATCGACATGAGCGAGGCACGCCCCCTGGTTTCGCAATCGGGATCCGACTCCATGAGCCTCGATAACATGCTCGAGGCCCTGCTCGCGGGCGGCGCCGACTATTTCCGGGCCATGCGGCTTCTGATCCCGCCGGCGTGGCAGAACATCCCGCACATGGACCCCGATCTGCGCGCGTTCTATGAGTATCACGCGATGCACATGGAACCGTGGGACGGCCCCGCGGGAATCGTGTTTACGGATGGGCGCTACGCCTCGTGCGTGATGGATCGTAACGGCCTGCGTCCGGCGCGCTGGGTGATCACCCGCGACCGGCATATCACCATCGCCTCCGAGATTGGTGTCCATCCCTATGCCAGCAACGATGTGGTCGCCAAGGGCCGATTGCGGCCGGGCGAGCTTTTGTCGGTCGATACCGAGACCGGCGCGCTGCTCTTGCCGGCGGAGATCGACGCGCGTCTGGCCTCCCGCCAACCCTACCGGAAATGGCTGGATGCGCGCACCCGGCACCTGGAAGGCACGCTCAAGCCCCACGAGGCCCAGGGTCCGGCGATCGACATCGCCGTGCACCAGAAGCTCTTTCAGGTGACCTTCGAGGAGCGCGATCAGATCATCCGGGTGCTCGCCGAGGATGGCCAGGAGGCCACGGGTTCGATGGGGGACGATGCGCCCATGGCGGTCCTGTCGACCGGGGTGCGCTCCCTGTACGATTATTTCCGCCAGCAGTTCGCGCAGGTCACGAATCCACCGATCGACCCGCTGCGCGAGGCGATCGTAATGTCCCTCAACACGAGTTTTGGGCCGGAACGCAATCTCTTCGAGGAGACCGCCGATCATGCCGCGCGTCTCGAGGTGGCCTCGCCGGTCTTGAGCCGCTGCAAGTTCGCGCGGCTTATCGCGCAGGACGACCCGGCCTATCGCGTCGCCCGTCTCGATCTGCACTACGAGGCGGGGGCCACGACGCTTGAGGCGGCGCTGCGCGCGCTCATCGATGCCGCCGTGGCCGCGGTGCGAGGTGGCGCGGTCGTCATCGCGCTATCGGATCGCGATGTCACCCGTGGCCGCCTGCCGATCCATGCGCTGCTCGCCGTGGGCGCGGTGCATCACGCGCTGGTCACGGCCGGTCTGCGCTGCCAGGCCAATATCGTCGTGGAGACCGGCAGCGCGCGCGACCCGCACCACTTCGCGTGCCTCATAGGGTACGGGGCGACGGCGGTGTTTCCTTATCTCGCCTATGAGGTGATCGCCGATCTGGTCCGCACAGGCGAGATCCGTTCGCAAGACGAGGCCCATGCCGTCAAGAATTACCGCAAGGGGATCAACAAGGGCCTTCTGAAGATCATGTCGAAGATGGGTATTTCGACGATCGCGAGCTATCGCGGTGCCCAGCTCTTCGAGGCGATAGGTCTCGCCGACGAGGTCGTGGATCTGTGCTTTCGCGGGACCACGAGCCGCATCGGCGGCAGCACCTTCACGGATTTCGCGTACGACGCCGAGACATTGGCCGGCGAGGCGTTCAGCAGCCGCAAGCCCATCCGCCAGGGGGGGTTGCTGAAATACATCCACGGCGGCGAGTACCACGCCTACAATCCGGATGTGGTGCAGGCCCTGCAAGACGCGGTGCGTTCCGGCGATTACGAGGCCTACAAGGTCTATGCCGGGCTCGTGAATGGGCGCAAGCCGGCGATGGTCCGGGATCTGCTCGCATTGCGTGGCGATCGCGCCGCTATCCCCGTGAGGGATGTCGAGCCCGCGACCGCCCTCTACAAGCGTTTCGATTCGGCGGGCATGAGTCTCGGCGCGCTTTCGCCGGAGGCGCACGAGGCCCTGGCGATCGCCATGAACACCCTCGGGGGACGTTCGAATTCCGGTGAGGGCGGCGAGGATCCGGCGCGCTACGGCACGATCAAGACCTCAAAGATCAAGCAGATCGCCTCCGGACGCTTTGGCGTGACGCCGCACTACCTAGTGCACGCCGACATGCTGCAGATCAAGATCGCGCAAGGGGCCAAGCCCGGCGAGGGCGGGCAACTGCCGGGCCACAAGGTCAATGAGATGATCGCGCGCCTGCGCTGTTCGAAGCCCGGTGTCGCGCTGATTTCGCCGCCGCCGCATCATGACATCTACTCCATCGAGGATCTGGCACAGCTTATCTTCGATTTGAAGCAGGTGAACCCGACGGCGCGCGTCTCGGTGAAGCTCGTGTCCGGCCCTGGCGTGGGCACGATCGCGGCGGGTGTCGCCAAGGCCTACGCCGACCATATCACGATCTCCGGTTACGACGGTGGGACCGGCGCAAGCCCGCTTACATCGGTGAAGTACGCCGGCACCCCCTGGGAGCTTGGGCTGAGCGAGGCCCATCAGACCCTGCGTGCCAACGGCCTGCGCGACAAGGTGATCCTGCAGACCGACGGCGGCCTGAAGACCGGCCTGGATGTCGTCAAGGCCGCGATCCTCGGCGCCGAGAGCTTCGGGTTCGGTACCGGGCCGATGGTGGCGCTGGGGTGCAAGTATCTGCGCATCTGCCACTTGAACAACTGCGCGACCGGGATCGCGACTCAGGACAAGCGCCTGCGCGAGGCGCATTTCCACGGCCTGCCGGAAATGGTGATGAACTACTTCCGGTTCATCGCCGAGGAGGTGCGCGAGTGGCTGGCCTTCCTCGGGGTGTCGCGTTTGGACGACGTCATTGGGCGCACCGATTTTCTGACGGTCCTGCCGGGGTTGACGCCACGCCAAAAGGCCCTGCGTCTCACCGATATCATCTCGGATGCCGGTATCGAATACGGCCTGCCACAGCACTGCCTGACGGAACGTAACCCGCCGTTCGACAAGGGCGAGCTTGCCTTGCACATCATGAAGGACGCCCTGCCGACACTCGCCACCCGCGAACCCGTGGTCCTCACCTATGCGATCCGCAATGTGCACCGTTCGATCGGTGCGCGGCTCTCCGGCGAGATCGCGCGACGGTTCGGGGCCAACGGTCTGGCGGACGGGACGGTCACGCTGCGACTGCAGGGCTCGGCCGGCCAGAGTCTCGCGGCCTTCAATGCCCCCGGCCTTTCCATCGAGCTCGAGGGCGATGCCAATGACTACGTCGGCAAGGGTATGGCCGGCGGGCGAATCGTGATCTACCCGCCGCGCGACTCACGGTTCGCGAGCGATAAGGCCGCCATCATCGGCAACACCTGCCTCTATGGGGCGACCGGCGGGACGCTTTATGCAGCCGGGCTCGCGGGCGAGCGCTTCGCGGTTCGCAATGGCGGCGCGTTCGCGATCGTCGAGGGCGTCGGGGACCATGGCTGTGAGTACATGACCGGCGGCTGTGTGATCGTGCTGGGCGAGACCGGCCTGAACTTCGGGGCCGGCATGACGGGGGGATTCGCGTTCGTCTATGACAAGGCCGGGGCCTTCGTCGATCGTTACAACCACGAACTCATCGATATCCATCGCATTACCGGCGAATCCATGGATGCCTACCAGGCGTTCCTGCGCGATCGCGTGAGCGAGTACGCGGAGGCGACCGGCAGCGCTCATGCGCGCGCCCTGCTCGCGGGTTGGTCGGAGGCGGCCGCGCACATGTGGCTCGTAAAGCCCAAGGCGGTGCGCATCGATACCCTGCTCGTGGAGAGCCATTGA
- the aroB gene encoding 3-dehydroquinate synthase has product MSTLRLDLPGGGYPIHVGSGLLGSADLLRAPVAGDRVAIVTNEVVAPLYLARLTEALAPFDPAVVILPDGETQKALDTIDRVVGAFLEARCDRATTIFALGGGVVGDITGFAAAVYQRGVPFVQVPTTLLSQVDSSVGGKTGVNHALGKNMIGCFYQPKAVIIDTATLATLPDRELSAGLAEVIKYGAIGNRAFLEWLEQNMEALMRRDPAALAHAIETSCRDKARVVMADEREAGVRALLNFGHTFGHAIEGAMGYGRWLHGEAVAAGMLMAARLSQRLGWLAADDEERLRVLIERAGLPLDPPAIAPQRFLELMAVDKKATRGRTRFVLLRALGDAFLTDDVPEKALMVLLNAGA; this is encoded by the coding sequence GTGTCGACGCTGAGGCTTGATCTCCCGGGCGGGGGTTATCCCATCCATGTCGGTTCCGGTCTGCTCGGGTCCGCGGATCTGCTGCGGGCCCCGGTCGCGGGGGATCGGGTGGCGATCGTCACCAACGAGGTCGTGGCCCCCCTCTATCTCGCGCGATTGACCGAGGCGCTCGCGCCCTTTGATCCGGCGGTCGTGATCCTGCCGGACGGCGAGACGCAAAAGGCCCTGGATACGATCGATCGCGTCGTGGGCGCGTTTCTTGAGGCACGTTGTGACCGGGCCACCACGATCTTTGCCCTGGGGGGCGGGGTGGTCGGCGATATCACCGGCTTTGCCGCCGCCGTCTATCAGCGCGGTGTACCGTTCGTGCAGGTCCCGACCACCCTGCTGTCGCAGGTGGATTCCTCGGTAGGGGGCAAGACCGGCGTGAACCATGCCCTCGGCAAAAACATGATCGGCTGCTTTTATCAACCGAAGGCCGTCATCATCGACACCGCGACACTTGCGACGCTCCCCGACCGTGAGTTGTCGGCGGGGCTGGCCGAGGTCATCAAGTACGGGGCCATAGGAAATCGCGCGTTCCTTGAATGGCTCGAGCAGAACATGGAGGCGCTCATGCGCCGCGATCCGGCCGCCTTGGCGCATGCCATCGAGACCTCCTGTCGGGACAAGGCGCGGGTGGTCATGGCCGACGAGCGCGAGGCCGGGGTCCGGGCGCTGTTGAATTTCGGCCACACCTTCGGGCATGCCATCGAGGGGGCCATGGGCTATGGGCGCTGGCTGCACGGCGAGGCGGTCGCGGCCGGCATGCTGATGGCGGCGCGCCTCTCGCAGCGGCTGGGATGGCTCGCCGCCGACGACGAGGAGCGCCTGCGCGTGCTCATCGAGCGGGCGGGACTGCCGCTCGACCCGCCCGCCATCGCCCCGCAGCGCTTTCTGGAGCTCATGGCCGTGGACAAAAAGGCCACCCGCGGGCGCACGCGATTCGTATTGCTGCGCGCCCTGGGTGACGCCTTTCTGACCGATGATGTCCCCGAGAAGGCGCTCATGGTGCTCCTGAACGCTGGCGCCTAG
- a CDS encoding shikimate kinase, giving the protein MRVGDERIFLVGPMGAGKSTIGRCLAERLGREFCDCDQEIERRTGASVSLIFAVEGEAGFRRWEALVLEDLVCRPNLVLATGGGAVLAPGNRALLKAHGKTVYLHADWQTLWERVRRDRHRPLLHTEDPQARVAALMRERDPLYREVADLIVDTDRRAPHVAARLIVCGLKRVSGVDAEA; this is encoded by the coding sequence ATGAGGGTAGGCGACGAGCGGATATTTCTGGTGGGCCCCATGGGGGCGGGGAAGTCGACCATCGGGCGCTGCCTGGCTGAGCGTCTGGGGCGGGAGTTTTGCGATTGCGATCAGGAGATCGAACGGCGGACCGGGGCCAGCGTCTCGCTGATCTTCGCCGTTGAGGGCGAGGCCGGGTTCCGCCGCTGGGAGGCGCTGGTGCTGGAGGACCTCGTCTGCCGGCCGAATCTCGTCTTGGCCACCGGCGGCGGCGCGGTCCTGGCCCCGGGCAACCGCGCGCTCCTGAAGGCGCATGGCAAGACCGTCTACCTGCACGCCGACTGGCAGACCCTGTGGGAGCGCGTGCGTCGCGACCGGCATCGACCGCTTTTGCATACCGAGGACCCGCAGGCGCGGGTGGCGGCGCTCATGCGCGAGCGCGATCCGTTGTATCGCGAGGTCGCCGACCTCATCGTGGATACCGACCGGCGAGCACCGCATGTCGCCGCCCGGCTCATCGTATGTGGTCTAAAGAGGGTAAGCGGTGTCGACGCTGAGGCTTGA
- a CDS encoding type IV pilus secretin PilQ has translation MTEVKLFYRDGNLLRTNSPWRGFLMRVTPVSRHAYRILARKKNKYASRKISLDFQHIGVRAALQVLANFSGLNFVTSSAVGGTLTLELHDVPWKQALHLILRTKNLGMERRGNIILVAPAAQMAKEREARLKARAEARKLEPLETVLIRMNYAKASDIAAVLKSTRTVGAQTSNMPFSSVSYSKQTTESTSLLSKRGQVTVDKRTNSLIIQDTPQRVRAIRRLIAKLDRPVRQVLIEARLVEANDGFNKSLGAQLGLNYSYSTPSTSISSCPAAQCAGSGQSSAPGLPSSTAGTLSNTSIGAFNVNLPSVGVGSSLPATFALTVAKIASNNLLNLELSALQAENKGKIISSPRLITANDRKADIKQGEEQFFNLGFGQSMLQQAVLGLSVTPQITPDNRIIMTVKITDNSFANAVAGTLDEKSLKTQVLVNNGQTVVIGGIYQNSRLRTVTKVPFLGNLPLLGYLFRNTLVNNTRSELLIFLTPRILAPSLSLQSG, from the coding sequence GTGACCGAGGTTAAGTTGTTCTATAGGGACGGGAATCTTCTGAGGACAAATTCGCCCTGGCGCGGCTTCCTGATGCGCGTGACACCGGTCTCCCGGCATGCCTACCGGATCCTCGCGCGCAAGAAGAACAAATACGCGAGCCGCAAGATCTCGCTCGACTTTCAGCACATCGGCGTGCGCGCCGCCCTGCAGGTGCTCGCCAACTTCAGCGGCCTGAATTTCGTGACGAGCAGCGCGGTAGGCGGCACCCTCACCCTGGAGCTGCACGACGTCCCGTGGAAGCAGGCCCTGCACCTCATCCTGCGGACCAAGAACCTGGGCATGGAGCGGCGCGGCAACATCATCCTGGTGGCGCCGGCCGCGCAGATGGCCAAGGAGCGTGAGGCGCGCCTCAAGGCGCGCGCCGAGGCCCGCAAGCTCGAGCCCTTGGAGACGGTCCTGATCCGCATGAATTACGCCAAGGCCTCGGATATCGCCGCGGTCTTGAAGTCCACGCGCACGGTCGGCGCGCAGACGAGCAATATGCCGTTTAGTTCGGTGAGCTACAGCAAGCAGACCACGGAGTCGACCTCGTTGCTCTCGAAGCGCGGCCAGGTCACCGTGGACAAGCGCACGAATTCCCTGATCATCCAGGACACCCCGCAGCGCGTCCGCGCCATACGCCGGCTGATAGCGAAGCTCGACCGCCCGGTGCGCCAGGTGTTGATCGAGGCCCGGCTGGTGGAGGCCAACGACGGCTTCAACAAGAGCCTCGGGGCGCAGCTCGGTCTCAATTATTCCTACAGCACACCGTCGACCTCGATCTCGAGCTGCCCGGCGGCGCAGTGCGCCGGGTCCGGCCAGTCGTCGGCCCCGGGCCTGCCCTCCAGCACCGCGGGCACGTTGTCGAACACGAGCATAGGGGCGTTTAACGTCAATCTGCCCTCGGTGGGCGTCGGCAGTTCCCTGCCGGCGACCTTTGCGTTGACCGTCGCCAAGATCGCGAGCAACAATCTTTTGAATCTCGAGCTCTCGGCCTTGCAGGCGGAAAACAAGGGCAAGATCATCTCGAGCCCGCGTCTTATCACCGCCAACGACCGCAAGGCCGACATCAAGCAGGGCGAGGAGCAGTTCTTCAATCTCGGTTTCGGCCAGAGCATGCTCCAGCAGGCGGTCCTGGGTCTGTCGGTGACCCCCCAGATCACGCCCGACAATCGCATCATCATGACCGTGAAGATCACCGACAACAGCTTCGCGAATGCGGTGGCGGGGACCTTGGATGAGAAGAGCCTGAAGACCCAGGTGCTGGTCAACAACGGCCAGACGGTCGTGATCGGCGGCATTTATCAAAATAGCCGCCTGCGCACGGTGACCAAGGTGCCGTTTCTGGGCAACCTACCGCTCCTTGGCTACCTGTTCCGCAACACCCTGGTCAACAACACGCGTTCGGAGCTGCTCATTTTCCTGACGCCGCGCATCCTCGCGCCCTCCCTGTCTCTGCAATCCGGTTGA